The genomic segment GCGGATAGGCGCGGCGTGCTGCCAATGCCGCAGTATAAGCCTCTTCTGCCTCTGTAAACCGGCTTTGTAAAAAATAGATATTTCCCAGATTATATGAGTAGAGATATGAACCTGCGGGATCTTTACTTTTGCCTGCCAATAGTTGCTGTTCCGCCTCCGTATATTTACCGAGGCTGATGTAGCATACCCCCAAATACAAGTTGATTTTAGAGTCGCTCTTCCCTTCTGTCATTGCCTTATAGAAAAGCGGTACGGCCTTATCCGGCTGATTATTCAGTAGAAATTTTTTTCCTTGCGTTAAAGCATCTTCTGTAAAGCCTGATGTGACGGCTGTTAACAGATACATAATAATCGGAATTACTTGTCGAGCCGATACTATACGGCAAATACGCTTCATTGACATTACCTCTCAAAAATTATACCATAAAAATATGTCTTTGTACCTTATTAGTTTTATTAGTGTCCTTGCTTTTTTCATTCTATTATTAGCTTTTTTACTGATACGTTCGATTATTTCACCGAAAAAAACAGCTATAATAGAAAAATATATCAATGCCGGCAAATATACAACAGCAATTAAACGGGCAAAAGCTATTATAGCAAAAAAACCGCGTGATACAAAAGCCCATTATCTTCTTGGAAAAGCTTATCTGGCTGACGGTCGTGCCGAGCTTGCTTTAATGGAATTTAAAACCATCAGTAAGGCGACCTTTGAATCGACAGCCCAAGAAAAAGAATTCCGAAATTTACTTGCGCAGCTGTATGAACGCTTTCAACAACATACCGAAGCCCTTGCCGAATATGCGCTGCTGATAAAGCTCGATCCCCAAAATGCGGAATATTATTATGCAATCGGACAGCTTTTTGAACAACTCAATAAAACAGAACAAGCTATTTTTCATTACCGACAAGTGATTAGTCTCAATCCTAAACATGCGGCAGCGCATGCAGCACTTGGTTTGCTCCTGTTCCGCAATAAGCTGATGAGCGAGGCAAAACAGGAAATTGCTACCGCACTGAAGCTTGAACCGGATAATACGACTGCGCTGTACTATCAAGGGCGGTTGCTCCGTGAAACAAAAGAATATGCACAAGCGCTGGCTTCAT from the Treponema medium genome contains:
- a CDS encoding tetratricopeptide repeat protein; translation: MKRICRIVSARQVIPIIMYLLTAVTSGFTEDALTQGKKFLLNNQPDKAVPLFYKAMTEGKSDSKINLYLGVCYISLGKYTEAEQQLLAGKSKDPAGSYLYSYNLGNIYFLQSRFTEAEEAYTAALAARRAYPPAVLNRANTYIKLEQYPQALEDYKFYLNLDPATSQRQAIQRMVSLLESEQREAEMIRMQEEARKLAEEAERKAAEDRYKKLQDEINAHLQSVDNASSLSVGSDETLDYSEDYNLE